One segment of Rosa chinensis cultivar Old Blush chromosome 6, RchiOBHm-V2, whole genome shotgun sequence DNA contains the following:
- the LOC112170065 gene encoding citrate-binding protein: MNSFYYKLLCLLILSFFEGHYLCGADPTDGFTLVPLTEDNFKLQKPYNEPLDDRYSYKDGVRSFWIYNNDKPYSPDSPTRPRSELRISGHDYSSGIWQFEGYAYVPSGTSGVTIVQIHGASEGETTLQLRMYEGDGGDLRYYRYNLVDTGLYDKWFRVNIIHNVDKGKVIVFIDGVKKFVVKDQGPGDLYFKCGVYAAPFNSSNYMESRWKEIKIYKK; encoded by the exons ATGAATTCCTTCTACTACAAGTTGTTGTGTTTGCTCATTCTGAGCTTCTTCGAAGGCCACTATCTTTGTGGTGCTGATCCTACTGATGGCTTCACCCTTGTGCCATTAACAGAAGACAACTTCAAGCTGCAAAAGCCATACAATGAACCCCTTGATGATCGTTACAGTTACAAAGATGGAGTTCGAAGTTTCTGGATCTACAACAATGACAAGCCCTACAGCCCAGATAGCCCAACCAGACCACGCTCAGAACTGCGCATATCG GGACATGACTATTCGTCTGGAATCTGGCAATTTGAAGGCTATGCATATGTGCCCAGTGGTACGTCTGGGGTTACAATAGTGCAGATTCATGGTGCAAGTGAGGGAGAGACAACTCTCCAACTAAGGATGTATGAAGGAGATGGTGGAGATCTCAGATACTACAGATACAACTTAGTTGATACTGGTCTCTATGATAAGTGGTTCAGAGTAAACATAATCCACAATGTTGACAAAGGGAAGGTCATAGTTTTCATTGACGGTGTTAAGAAGTTTGTGGTGAAAGATCAGGGACCAGGGGACCTGTACTTCAAATGTGGTGTGTATGCAGCACCGTTTAATTCCAGTAACTACATGGAATCAAGGTGGAAGGAgatcaaaatttacaaaaaatGA
- the LOC112170067 gene encoding citrate-binding protein, producing the protein MKSFYYKFLCLVILSFFNNHHFGSADPTDGFTLVPLTEDNFKLQKPYNEPLDDRYSYKDGVRSFWIYNNDKPFKTDSTTRPRTELRITGHDYSSGIWQFEGYAYVPSGTSGVTIVQIHGATEGATTLQLRMYEGDGGDLRYYRYNLVDTDLYDKWFRVNIIHNVDKGKVIVFIDGVKKFVVKDQGPGDLYFKCGVYAAPFNSSNYMESRWKEIKLYKK; encoded by the exons ATGAAATCATTCTACTATAAGTTTCTATGTTTGGTGATACTGAGCTTCTTCAACAACCACCATTTCGGTAGTGCTGATCCTACAGATGGGTTCACCCTTGTGCCATTAACAGAAGACAACTTCAAGCTGCAAAAACCATATAACGAACCCCTTGATGATCGATACAGCTACAAAGATGGGGTTCGAAGTTTCTGGATATACAACAATGACAAGCCCTTCAAAACAGACAGTACAACTAGGCCACGCACGGAACTTCGCATAACG GGACATGACTACTCTTCTGGAATTTGGCAATTTGAAGGCTATGCATATGTGCCCAGTGGTACTTCTGGGGTTACAATAGTGCAGATTCATGGTGCAACTGAAGGAGCCACAACTCTACAACTAAGGATGTATGAAGGAGATGGTGGAGATCTCAGATACTACAGATACAACTTAGTTGATACTGATCTCTACGATAAGTGGTTCAGAGTGAACATAATCCACAATGTTGACAAAGGGAAGGTCATAGTTTTCATTGACGGTGTTAAGAAGTTTGTGGTGAAAGATCAGGGACCAGGGGACCTGTACTTCAAATGTGGTGTGTATGCTGCACCATTTAATTCCAGTAATTACATGGAATCAAGGTGGAAGGAGATCAAACTTTACAAAAAATGA